The DNA region GGAGGAAAGCAAAGTGATCCTGCACAGAGGCCGCGGAAACGACATCCTGTCCTCCAAGGATGACCGCTTTCTCCAGGTAATCCAATGCCTCTTCCCTATCCCTTTTATCCGCAAAATTCGTGGCGATCCCGTAGTAAGACCATGTATTCTGCGGGTCTGCTTTCAGAACCTTTTGAAAATACACGATAGACGCATCATAGTGCCTGCCTAATTTTTGAGCAACGGCCATGTCATAATCAGCCTGTACATAGGAAGGTGAAATGGAAAGCGCCTTTTCAATAAAAGGAATCCCTTCATCAGGAGAAATATCGAAGGCAAGAATAATTCCCTTGAGAGAAAGCGCCTTATAATTTTCCCCATCCTCATTAATTGCCTGATTAGCCAAACGAAGCGCCTCTGTACGATGTCCTTTCCCATAAGCCTGTGCCGCTTTATGGTACAGTGTTTCCGATACTGCCGGAATCTCATGGACTTTTATTTCCTGTGCCGCCGGAATGTCTTCTGCAGCAAGCGCTTTTTTCTCCCCGCTGTCCAACCCGCACCCCGCCAATAATAACACAGCCAATAATGCATATCCTATTTCTTTCATAAACGCCTCCTGCCCCTATTGTAAAAGAATTTATCCTCCGGCGCAAAACATAGTATAATAAAGGAAAACAATTGAAGGAGGCAGTATGAATAAACTTGCATTTATCACAGGGGCGACCAGCGGCATCGGACTGGCTACCGCCAAAGCACTTGCAGAAAATGGCTATGATTTGGCTCTTGCCGCAAGAAACGAGGAAAAACTTTATGCCGTCAAAAACGGCTTTGAAAAAGATTATGGAGTCAAAGTCACGCCGTATCCCCTTGATGTAAGAGATCAGGATGCCGTACAAAACACTGCCGGCCGCTGCCTTTCCGAAACGGGCACACCCGATGTCCTCGTAAATGACGCAGGACTTGCCAGAGGTCTCGAACCGTACAGCAGCAACGATGTCGATGATATCATCCAAACCATCGACACAAACATCAAAGGACTCTTCCTTGTGACCCGTGCCTTCCTTCCCGCCATGCTTAAGCGGAACACGGGGCATATCATAAACCTCGGTTCCACGGCGGGACTGTACGCTTACGCCGGAGCCGCGGTCTACTGTTCTACCAAAGCCGCAGTAAAAACTTTCAGTGACGGCATCCGTATCGAAGTCATAGACAGCGACATCAAAGTCACTACCATCCAGCCGGGTATCGTGGAAACGCCATTCAGCGAAGTTCGTTTCCATGGCGATAAGGAAAGAGCTGCCGCCGTTTATGAAGGTATCGATGCCCTTCAGGCGGAAGATATAGCCGATATAATCGTCTTTGCGGTGAACCGCCCGAAGCGTGTCCAAATCAGCGACATCGTCATTATGGCAAACCAGCAGGGTACCGGTTTCCTGGTCAGCAAAAAGAAATAAGCGGTTTATATTCCTTTTATATTGACAAATTCTCTTCCTATAAGTAGAATATAACTTGTCAATGCCGATATAGCTCAGCTGGTAGAGCGGCGCATTCGTAATGCGTAGGTCGCAGGTTCAAATCCTGTTGTCGGCTCCAGTGATTCGAGTCTGAGAAGTTCTCCTTTTCAGACTTTTATTTTTTCCAAATGAAATATTTCTGTCATGGATCCACGAAAAAGAACCTCCCTGAAGGAAGTTCTTTTTTTGATCCGGTAAATTATGCTTTTCCCAAAAGTTCTTCCACGAAGTCCCAGTTGACAACCTGAAAGAAGTTCTCCGCATAATCGGCGCGGCGGTTCTGATATTTCAAGTAATAGGCATGTTCCCACACATCAAGGCAGAGAATCGGTTTCTTGCCGTCCTCCAGCGGGCAGTCCTGATTGGCCGTGGATAGGACATCAAGTTTGCCGCCATCTGCCACGAGCCATGCCCAGCCGCTGCCGAAACGGCTTGTGGCAGCCGCTGCAAACTGCTTCTTAAATTCATCAAAAGAGCCGAAAGACTCATCGATCTTTGCCAAAAGAGAAGCGGACGGTTTTGTCTGCCCGACAGGTGCCATCATCTTCCAAAAAAGACTGTGATTGTAATGGCCGCCTCCATTATTACGGACAGCCGTGCGAATCGCTTCCGGCACCTCATTCAGATGAATGATAACATCTTCAATGGACTTTTCGGCCCATTCCGGATAATTTTCCACTGCTTTGTTCAAATTTGCCACATAAGCCGCATGATGCCTGCCATGATGGATTTCCATCGTTTTTGCGTCAATAATCGGTTCTAAAGCGTCAAATGCATAGGGCAGGTCCGGTAATACAAAAGCCATGATAAACTCCTTTTTCATATACGACAGCCTCCTGCAGTTCCCTGCATCGGAAGCGGTTAAAATTTCTGTGATTTCATTATATCTTATTTTATCGATTTATGCAAATATTTCGATTTACTTTTTTAAAAATATAAAAGCAGGACTTCCTGCCTTTATATGAACCTTCCTATCCCTGAATCAAACGGCCTCTGTACTTACTGACCAGGAAAGAAGCCAACAGAATCTTTGCCAGATCTCCCGGAAGAAACGGAAACATACAGAGCAGAAACGCTGACCATACGCCTGTACCGGTAAGGAATATGAACCAAGCGATCCCCAAAATATAACAGCCCAGAGTACCGCATATGGAGGCAATCAGCATTGTTTTAAAACTATA from Dialister invisus DSM 15470 includes:
- a CDS encoding tetratricopeptide repeat protein; this encodes MKEIGYALLAVLLLAGCGLDSGEKKALAAEDIPAAQEIKVHEIPAVSETLYHKAAQAYGKGHRTEALRLANQAINEDGENYKALSLKGIILAFDISPDEGIPFIEKALSISPSYVQADYDMAVAQKLGRHYDASIVYFQKVLKADPQNTWSYYGIATNFADKRDREEALDYLEKAVILGGQDVVSAASVQDHFAFLREDAEFKRILQLKQE
- a CDS encoding superoxide dismutase, which encodes MAFVLPDLPYAFDALEPIIDAKTMEIHHGRHHAAYVANLNKAVENYPEWAEKSIEDVIIHLNEVPEAIRTAVRNNGGGHYNHSLFWKMMAPVGQTKPSASLLAKIDESFGSFDEFKKQFAAAATSRFGSGWAWLVADGGKLDVLSTANQDCPLEDGKKPILCLDVWEHAYYLKYQNRRADYAENFFQVVNWDFVEELLGKA
- a CDS encoding SDR family NAD(P)-dependent oxidoreductase, which codes for MNKLAFITGATSGIGLATAKALAENGYDLALAARNEEKLYAVKNGFEKDYGVKVTPYPLDVRDQDAVQNTAGRCLSETGTPDVLVNDAGLARGLEPYSSNDVDDIIQTIDTNIKGLFLVTRAFLPAMLKRNTGHIINLGSTAGLYAYAGAAVYCSTKAAVKTFSDGIRIEVIDSDIKVTTIQPGIVETPFSEVRFHGDKERAAAVYEGIDALQAEDIADIIVFAVNRPKRVQISDIVIMANQQGTGFLVSKKK